The DNA sequence TCGTCCATCCGGATGCTGAGGATCGCCAGCAGCACGGCCGCCAGCGCGAACCACGCCATCGCCACCCGCTTGGTCCCGGCCCGGTCGGCCACGATCCCCGCGAGGACGAGGCCGGTCACGGCGCCCGCGTTCAGGGTGAGCAGCAGCCCGAGCGAGTCGGTGGACCCGTAGCCCGCATCGCGCATGAGCTGCGGAAGCCAGGTGTTGAGCCCGTAGACCAGCAGCAGTCCCATGAAGGACGCCACCCAGACGCCGATGCTGATCGTGACGTAGCGCCGCTCGACCAGGCGGCGCACGGTGGGGCGCGGCGCGGCCGTGCGCTCCCGGCGCGCCTCGGGCAGGGCGAGCCGGATCAGCGGCACGGTCGCCAGGCCGGCGATGCCGCCGATCGCGAACAGCGTCCGCCAGTCGGTGATGACGGCGATGGCGATGAGCGCGGTGAGGACGGCGCCGGCGTGGTACCCGGTCATCGTCAGGGTCGTGGCCCTGCCCGCGCGCTCGCTGGGCATCAGGTCGGTGACGTACGCGATGGCGACCGGCAGGCAGGCGCCCAGCGCCAGGCCGGCGAGCACGCGGAGCAGCCCGAACACGAACACGTTCGGCGCGATCACGATCGCGAGGGTGAGGAGCGAGAACACCGTCACGCAGAGCAGCAGGCACAGCCTCCTCCCGTAGCGGTCGGCGAGCGGGCCGACGGTGAGCGCGCCGACGCCGACCCCGATCAGTCCCGCTGTGGCGACCGCGGTGGCCGCCGGGGCGTCGAAGCCGAGGTCGTTCGTGCTCAGCAGGGTGGGGATGACCGTGCCGAGCACGACCAGGTCGAAGCCGTCGAGCGCGACGATCACCCAGCACAGGAGCAGGGGCCAGAACGCGGCGCGGCCGGCGGGCCGCGGGGAGGTGGTCGATGCCAAGCGGATCTCCTCGTCGAGATGGTATGTCAGATGAGACCCGCCGACATTAGCACATCACCCGGCGTCGTCGCGTGACCGGTCAGGTCACGCGGAGCGACCCGCGCTCCGCGACCGGTACGCTGTAACGGTGAAAACCTTCGACGACCTCTTCGCCGAGCTCAGCGAGAAGGCCGAGACCCGCCCGGAGGGCTCCGGGACGGTTCGCGAGCTGGACGCGGGCGTGCACGCCATCGGAAAGAAGATCGTGGAGGAGGCCGCCGAGGTCTGGATGGCCGCCGAGTACGAGTCCGACGAGGCGACGGCCGAGGAGATCTCGCAGCTCCTCTACCACCTCCAGGTGCTCCTGCTCGCCAAGGGCCTCACGCCGGCCGACGTGTACCGACATCTGTGACGACGGAACCCAGCCGCATCCACTCACGTCACGAAAGTCACAACACATGCTGAAGATCGCCGTCCCCAACAAGGGCTCCCTCTCCGAGACCGCGGCGCAGATGCTCCACGAAGCCGGCTACAACGGCCGCCGCGACCCGAAGGAGCTCATCGTCTCGGACCCGCGCAACGGGGTGGAGTTCTTCTACCTCCGTCCGCGCGACATCGCCACCTACGTCGGCTCGGGCGCCCTCGATGTCGGCATCACCGGCCGCGACCTCCTGATCGACTCGGAGTCGCCCGCCGCCGAGATCGCGGCGCTCGACTTCGCCGCCTCCACCTTCCGGTTCGCCGGCCCGGCCGGCGCCTACAGCGACCTCTCCGACCTGGAGGGCAAGCGCGTCGCCACGAGCTACCCGGGCCTGGTCGGCGGCTTCCTCGCCGAGAACGGGGTGGACGCCTCGCTCATCAAGCTGGACGGCGCCGTGGAGTCCGCGGTGCGGCTCGGCGTCGCGGACGCGGTCGCCGACGTGGTCGAGACCGGCTCGACGCTCCGCAAGCAGGGTCTGGAGATCTTCGGCCCCGTCATCCTGGAGTCCGAGGCCGTGCTGGTGTCCTCGCCGTCGCCCGCGGCCGGGGTCGACACCCTGCTCCGCCGGCTGCAGGGCGTCATGGTCGCCCGCCAGTACGTGCTGGTCGACTACAACCTCCCGGTCGCACTGCTGGAGCAGGCCGTCGCCCTCACGCCGGGCGTGGAGTCGCCCACGGTGTCGCCGCTCGGCGAGCCCGACTGGGTCGCGGTGCGCGTGATGATCAAGCGCGACAGCACCAACCACGTCATGGACGACCTCTACGAGCTCGGGGCGCGGGCCATCCTGGTCACCTCGATCCACGCGGCGCGGATCTGATGAGCGTCGCGGTCCGGGTCATCCCCTGTCTCGACGTGGCCGCCGGACGCGTCGTCAAGGGCGTCAACTTCCAGAACCTGCGCGACCAGGGCGACCCCGTCGAGCTCGCCCGGCAATACTTCGAGCAGGGCGCGGACGAGCTGACCTTCCTCGACGTCACGGCCACGGTGGACGACCGGGCGACCACCTACGACGTCGTCCGGGCGACGGCCGAGCAGGTCTTCATCCCGCTCACGGTCGGCGGCGGCGTCCGCAGCACCGAAGATGTCGCGAAGCTGCTGGGCAGCGGCGCCGACAAGGTCGGCGTCAACTCGGCCGCGATCGCGCGTCCGGAGCTGGTGGCCGAGATCGCCCAGCGTTTCGGCGCCCAGGTGCTCGTGCTCTCGCTCGACGTCAAGCGCTCCGCGGCGACGACCTCCGGCTTCGTGGTGACGACGCACGGCGGCCGCACCGAGACCGGGATCGACGCCCTCGACTGGGCGAAGCGCGCCATCGGCCTCGGCGCAGGTGAGCTACTGGTCAACTCGATCGACGCCGACGGCACCAAGGAGGGCTTCGACCTGGAGCTCATCCGCGAGATGCGGGCGATCAGCAGTGTGCCGGTCATCGCCTCCGGCGGCGCGGGCGCGGTCGGCGACTTCGTCCCCGCCATCGAGGCCGGGGCCGACGCCGTGCTCGCCGCGAGCGTGTTCCACTCGGGCGAGCTGACCATCGGCGACGTGAAGGACGAACTGCTGCGGGCAGGCTTGGAGGTGCGCTCATGACCGGGATGGACGAGGTGATCGGCCGGATCCGCTTCACCGACGCGGGGCTGGTGCCCGCCGTCATCCAGCAGTGGGACTCCCGCGAGGTGCTGATGATGGGCTGGATGGACGCCGAAGCCGTGCGTCGCACGCTCACCGAGGGCCGCGTGACGTTCTGGTCGCGCTCCCGGCAGGAGTACTGGCGCAAGGGCGACACGTCCGGCCACGTGCAGTATGTGAAGGACGCCGCGCTCGACTGCGACGGCGACACCCTGCTCGTCACCGTGGACCAGGTCGGGGCCGCCTGCCACACCGGCACGCGCACGTGCTTCGAGGCCGATGTGCTCTCTCCCGTCGTCGGCGGGGCGGAGACCGACGAACTCGTCCAGGAGATGGGGTCCGACCTGTGACCGCGGCCGCGAACGGGACGACCGGCGCCACCGGCACGACGAGCCGCAGCGAGTTCGCCGCACTGGCCGCCGAGCACCGCGTGGTGCCGGTGGTCCGCGAGCTCTTCGCCGACGGCGAGACCCCGGTCGGCATCTACCGCAAGCTCGCGGCCGGCCGCCCGGGCACCTTCCTGCTGGAGTCCGCCGAGCAGGGCGGCATCTGGTCGCGCTTCTCCTTCGTGGGCGCCGCGTCGTTCGGCGCGCTGACTCAGGACGGCGACGACGTGCGCTGGCTCGACTACGGCCTCTCCGCTGAGCGCGCCCTCGGCGCCGACGTGCCGGCCGGGCCGCTCGACGCCCTCGCCGCGCTGCACGAGCGCTGGAGCACGCCGCGCATCCCCGGGCTCCCTCCGCTGACCGGCGGTCTGGTCGGCTTCATCGGCTGGGAGGCCGTGCGCCAGCTGGAGCGCCTGCCGCAGCGCCCGCCAGCGGACGTCGACGTGCCGGGCCAGGCGATGGCGTTCGTCGCCGACCTCGTGGTGATCGACCACCGCTCCGGCACTGTCAAGCTCATCGCCAACGCCCTCGCAGACGGCGAGCAGGACGCCGACGCCCTCTGGAACGACGCGCAGCAGCGCCTCGACCGCATGCAGGAGCAACTCGCGCAGCCGTCCGAGGCGTGGCTGGCGGAGGTCGACCTCGGCACGCCCGCGCACCCGGCGTCCCGCACCCGCGAGGAGGACTTCCTCGCCTCGGTCGAGACCGCCAAGGAGCGCATCGTCGCCGGCGACATCTTCCAGGTCGTCATCTCGCAGCGCTTCGAGCTGGAGTGCACGGCTTCCGCGCTCGACGTCTACCGCGTCCTGCGCGCGCTCAACCCGAGCCCGTACATGTACCTGCTGTCGCTGGAGCGGCCGGACGGCGAGCCGTACCAGATCGTCGGCTCCTCGCCGGAGGCGCTGGTCAAGGTGCAGGAGGGCCGCGCCTTCACGCACCCGATCGCCGGCTCCCGGCCGCGCGGCGCGACGCCGGAGGAGGACCTCGATCTGGAGGCCTCCCTGCTCGCCGACGACAAGGAGCGGGCAGAGCACCTGATGCTCGTCGACCTGGCCCGCAACGACCTCCTGAAGGTCTGCGAGGCCGGCAGCGTCGAGGTGACCGAGTTCATGCGCGTTGAGCGGTTCAGCCACATCATGCACATCGTCTCGTCGGTCGAGGGCGACCTGCTGCCGGACTCGGGCGCGATCGACGTGTTCCGGGCGACCTTCCCGGCCGGCACGCTGTCCGGCGCGCCCAAGCCGATGGCGCTGCGGATCATCGACGAGCTGGAGCCCGCGCAGCGCGGCGTGTACGGGGGAGTGATCGGCTACTTCGACTTCGCCGGCGACGCCGACCTCGCCATCGCGATCCGCACGGCGACCATCCTGGGCGGCGTCGCGCGCGTGCAGGCCGGCGGCGGCCTGGTGGCCGACTCCGTGCCGCGCCTGGAGTTCCAGGAGTCGCAGAACAAGGCGGCGGCGCCGCTGCGCGCTGTCGCGGTGGCCAACGGGATGAGACGGGTGCACGGTGCGGACTGAGAACCGCCGCGTCAAGTACCTGACGCTCCTCGCGCTCGTTGTGGGGAGCGGCCTCGGCCTGCTGTCGGCGACGCAGACCTGGTTCACCATCCAGGTGCGCGACGTGGCGAACCACGCCGGCACGGTGACGGTCGCCGGCTCGGCCGCCGCGCCCGCGTTGACGGCGCTCTCGCTCGCCGGGCTCGCGCTGACGGCGGCCCTCGCGATCGCGGGACCGGCGTTCCGGATCGTGCTGGCGCTGCTCGGCATCCTGCTCGGCTTCTCGATCGTCTACTCG is a window from the Leifsonia shinshuensis genome containing:
- a CDS encoding anthranilate synthase component I, whose translation is MTAAANGTTGATGTTSRSEFAALAAEHRVVPVVRELFADGETPVGIYRKLAAGRPGTFLLESAEQGGIWSRFSFVGAASFGALTQDGDDVRWLDYGLSAERALGADVPAGPLDALAALHERWSTPRIPGLPPLTGGLVGFIGWEAVRQLERLPQRPPADVDVPGQAMAFVADLVVIDHRSGTVKLIANALADGEQDADALWNDAQQRLDRMQEQLAQPSEAWLAEVDLGTPAHPASRTREEDFLASVETAKERIVAGDIFQVVISQRFELECTASALDVYRVLRALNPSPYMYLLSLERPDGEPYQIVGSSPEALVKVQEGRAFTHPIAGSRPRGATPEEDLDLEASLLADDKERAEHLMLVDLARNDLLKVCEAGSVEVTEFMRVERFSHIMHIVSSVEGDLLPDSGAIDVFRATFPAGTLSGAPKPMALRIIDELEPAQRGVYGGVIGYFDFAGDADLAIAIRTATILGGVARVQAGGGLVADSVPRLEFQESQNKAAAPLRAVAVANGMRRVHGAD
- the hisF gene encoding imidazole glycerol phosphate synthase subunit HisF, with protein sequence MSVAVRVIPCLDVAAGRVVKGVNFQNLRDQGDPVELARQYFEQGADELTFLDVTATVDDRATTYDVVRATAEQVFIPLTVGGGVRSTEDVAKLLGSGADKVGVNSAAIARPELVAEIAQRFGAQVLVLSLDVKRSAATTSGFVVTTHGGRTETGIDALDWAKRAIGLGAGELLVNSIDADGTKEGFDLELIREMRAISSVPVIASGGAGAVGDFVPAIEAGADAVLAASVFHSGELTIGDVKDELLRAGLEVRS
- a CDS encoding MFS transporter is translated as MASTTSPRPAGRAAFWPLLLCWVIVALDGFDLVVLGTVIPTLLSTNDLGFDAPAATAVATAGLIGVGVGALTVGPLADRYGRRLCLLLCVTVFSLLTLAIVIAPNVFVFGLLRVLAGLALGACLPVAIAYVTDLMPSERAGRATTLTMTGYHAGAVLTALIAIAVITDWRTLFAIGGIAGLATVPLIRLALPEARRERTAAPRPTVRRLVERRYVTISIGVWVASFMGLLLVYGLNTWLPQLMRDAGYGSTDSLGLLLTLNAGAVTGLVLAGIVADRAGTKRVAMAWFALAAVLLAILSIRMDEVTLLYAAVFVTGVFVFSAQVLVYAFITQLYPPEIRGTALGFAAGIGRLGAILGPAVTGTLVTLGLAYPGGFYVFAATALLAVAALSIVPTRIAATATKAAPARG
- the hisG gene encoding ATP phosphoribosyltransferase — its product is MLKIAVPNKGSLSETAAQMLHEAGYNGRRDPKELIVSDPRNGVEFFYLRPRDIATYVGSGALDVGITGRDLLIDSESPAAEIAALDFAASTFRFAGPAGAYSDLSDLEGKRVATSYPGLVGGFLAENGVDASLIKLDGAVESAVRLGVADAVADVVETGSTLRKQGLEIFGPVILESEAVLVSSPSPAAGVDTLLRRLQGVMVARQYVLVDYNLPVALLEQAVALTPGVESPTVSPLGEPDWVAVRVMIKRDSTNHVMDDLYELGARAILVTSIHAARI
- a CDS encoding phosphoribosyl-ATP diphosphatase encodes the protein MKTFDDLFAELSEKAETRPEGSGTVRELDAGVHAIGKKIVEEAAEVWMAAEYESDEATAEEISQLLYHLQVLLLAKGLTPADVYRHL
- the hisI gene encoding phosphoribosyl-AMP cyclohydrolase; the protein is MTGMDEVIGRIRFTDAGLVPAVIQQWDSREVLMMGWMDAEAVRRTLTEGRVTFWSRSRQEYWRKGDTSGHVQYVKDAALDCDGDTLLVTVDQVGAACHTGTRTCFEADVLSPVVGGAETDELVQEMGSDL